The Mercurialis annua linkage group LG8, ddMerAnnu1.2, whole genome shotgun sequence genome window below encodes:
- the LOC126661138 gene encoding F-box protein CPR1-like: MSDHLSEEVVAEILKRQSVKSLLQCRSVCKSWYSLITNPTFISLHIAHTTQANKPYLLVKKNQTYPVKPHFVLQTDNESFSECKQLGEYRNAVDIAGSCHGLVCLSDGMNNRLIVWNPAIGEFITTSLRELCDGSTHFVGFGFDSKNNSYKVVRIAYINKIFKEGLIQPFVEIFELNSNAWKTITVKNLNYNLYNSDYSAYLNGAVHWFAKIYWKIGRRMMIASFDLSTEVFEELMFPNALAESSDPHLSLSVYRQSLTLIHYEEFIFYDESCISYTKCSIWVMKEYGAVESWTKLFNIDLPNPGGLMRVLSFQRHGGILIEDGNGEIGSYDPETQRVTPLYFDGNIFEMHSYIESLVLLKNRIN, from the coding sequence ATGTCAGATCATCTCTCTGAAGAAGTAGTAGCTGAAATCTTGAAGAGACAGTCAGTCAAATCTCTACTACAATGCAGAAGTGTGTGCAAATCATGGTATTCTCTAATCACAAACCCTACTTTCATTTCCCTTCACATAGCTCACACCACTCAAGCCAACAAACCCTACCTCCTTGTCAAGAAAAACCAAACATATCCTGTAAAACCACATTTTGTGTTGCAAACTGATAATGAGTCATTTAGTGAGTGTAAACAACTGGGCGAGTATCGAAATGCTGTAGACATAGCCGGTTCATGTCATGGTTTGGTTTGTTTGTCTGATGGAATGAATAATCGTCTGATTGTATGGAACCCGGCAATTGGAGAGTTTATTACAACCTCTTTAAGAGAGCTTTGCGACGGTAGTACTCATTTTGTTGGATTTGGGTTTGATAGCAAGAACAATTCCTATAAAGTCGTTAGGATTGCTTATATAAATAAGATTTTTAAAGAAGGACTCATCCAACCGTTTGTTGAGATTTTTGAACTCAACTCCAATGCTTGGAAAACCATTACTGTCAAGAATCTAAATTATAATCTTTATAATTCTGATTATTCTGCTTATTTAAATGGTGCTGTTCACTGGTTTGCAAAGATATATTGGAAGATTGGTAGAAGAATGATGATAGCTTCATTTGATTTGAGCACCGAAGTATTTGAAGAGTTGATGTTCCCTAATGCCCTAGCTGAATCAAGTGATCCTCATCTTTCTTTATCGGTGTACCGCCAGTCATTAACTCTTATACACTATgaagaatttatattttatgacgAGTCTTGCATAAGTTATACAAAATGTTCTATTTGGGTGATGAAAGAGTATGGTGCAGTAGAATCTTGGACTAAACTATTTAACATAGATTTACCAAATCCTGGAGGTTTGATGAGGGTGCTAAGCTTTCAACGGCATGGTGGAATCCTTATTGAGGATGGTAATGGTGAGATAGGTTCTTATGACCCCGAGACACAAAGGGTCACCCCTCTTTACTTCGATGGAAACATCTTCGAAATGCATTCTTACATAGAGAGCCTTGTTTTACTCAAGAACAGAATCAATTAG
- the LOC126661139 gene encoding F-box/kelch-repeat protein At3g06240-like: protein MSDHLCEEVVAEILKRLPVKSLLKFKCVCRSWYALITNPIFISLHLAHTTESNKTLSLVKKYCYSKTPQFVLHCDDDSFSEYKQLDLPSFNECGNDIWVVGSCNGLVCLFDRKFKRVTVWNPATGEFIATSLIGICKGLYDFLGFGFDRKNNAYKVVRIVFSLRDDTASPPVAEIFQPGSDSWKTIPIKNLHYDFRGSRVHWNGVFHWFTKRHNGRKKTIATFDLSNEAFQEMMLPHMLATIDNSYISLTVYCQSLAAIHYEDWTWNTSSSKCSIWVMKEYGEAESWTKQVTLDFKDHGGLKPVVSFQGNGGILVENRDDELASYDPETQRVTPLGVHGRVFHVYSYVETLVLVKGKRLEE from the coding sequence ATGTCAGATCATCTCTGTGAAGAAGTGGTGGCTGAAATCTTGAAGAGACTGCCAGTCAAGTCTCTATTGAAATTCAAATGTGTGTGCAGATCATGGTATGCTCTCATCACAAACCCTATTTTCATTTCTCTTCACTTAGCTCACACTACTGAATCCAACAAAACATTATCACTTGTCAAGAAGTACTGTTATTCTAAGACACCACAATTTGTGCTGCACTGTGATGATGACTCGTTTAGCGAGTATAAACAGCTCGATTTGCCTTCATTTAATGAGTGTGGAAATGATATTTGGGTAGTTGGTTCATGTAATGGATTGGTTTGTTTGTTTGATAGAAAATTTAAGCGGGTGACAGTGTGGAACCCAGCAACTGGAGAGTTTATTGCAACTTCTTTAATTGGGATTTGCAAAGGGCTTTATGACTTTCTTGGATTTGGGTTTGATAGAAAGAACAATGCCTACAAAGTAGTGAGGATTGTTTTCTCTTTGAGAGATGATACAGCTTCTCCACCAGTTGCTGAGATTTTTCAGCCTGGCTCCGATTCTTGGAAGACCATTCCCATTAAGAATCTACATTATGATTTTCGTGGTTCTCGTGTTCATTGGAATGGTGTTTTTCATTGGTTTACAAAAAGACACAATGGCAGGAAAAAAACGATAGCAACGTTTGATTTGAGCAACGAAGCATTTCAAGAGATGATGCTCCCTCATATGCTAGCTACAATAGACAACAGTTATATTTCTTTAACCGTGTACTGCCAATCATTGGCTGCAATACACTATGAAGATTGGACATGGAACACTTCTAGCTCAAAATGTTCGATTTGGGTCATGAAAGAGTATGGCGAAGCGGAATCTTGGACTAAACAAGTTACCTTAGATTTTAAAGATCATGGAGGCCTCAAGCCGGTAGTAAGCTTTCAAGGAAATGGTGGCATTCTTGTTGAGAATCGTGATGACGAGTTAGCTTCTTATGACCCCGAGACACAAAGGGTCACCCCTCTTGGAGTCCATGGACGTGTCTTCCATGTGTATTCTTACGTGGAGACTCTTGTTTTAGTCAAGGGAAAAAGGTTAGAAGAGTAA
- the LOC126661507 gene encoding F-box/kelch-repeat protein At3g06240-like — MKYNQLDFTKPEFVVHCDNDSFSEYRQLDSPSFYECGSYVRIVGSCNGLVCLFDEIKDSLILWNPAIGEFITPSLRKICTVSYDILGFGFDRKNNDYKVVRIVFPFAHKTYSAIAKIFQLSSYSWKTVAIKNRDYDYIADDDFGSLVELNGVFHWFAIIHNGTDKMISSFDLRLNKL, encoded by the coding sequence ATGAAGTATAATCAACTCGATTTTACGAAACCAGAATTTGTGGTGCACTGTGATAATGACTCGTTTAGCGAGTATAGACAGCTCGATTCGCCTTCATTTTATGAGTGTGGAAGTTATGTGAGGATAGTTGGATCATGTAATGGTTTGGTTTGTTTGTTTGATGAAATTAAGGATAGCCTGATTTTATGGAACCCTGCAATTGGAGAGTTTATTACACCATCTTTAAGGAAGATTTGCACTGTGTCGTATGACATCCTCGGATTCGGGTTTGATAGAAAGAATAATGACTACAAAGTGGTGAGAATTGTTTTTCCTTTTGCTCATAAAACTTATTCAGCAATTGCTAAAATTTTTCAACTTAGCTCCTATTCTTGGAAGACTGTTGCCATTAAGAATCGAGATTATGATTATATTGCTGATGATGATTTCGGATCTCTTGTTGAGTTAAATGGTGTTTTTCATTGGTTTGCAATAATTCACAATGGCACGGACAAGATGATCTCTTCATTTGATTTGAGACTCAATAAGTTATAA
- the LOC126660850 gene encoding F-box/kelch-repeat protein At3g23880-like, which translates to MSDYFSEELVVEILKRLPVKSLLKFTSVCKSWYSLITNPNFISLHLAHTTHANKSYISSYYPSESYAYYRKQEFVLHSDIDSFSEFEKLELSSFYMCNSYFEIVGSCNGLVCLSDEINNRLILWNPAIREFITISLKGYCDQFAIIGFGFDSKNNAYKIVKISNDLGDGQPLVEIFELSSNAWKTILVKNLDYSICNSGSCTYLNGAAHWFALKYNVWEITIALFDLSNEAFEELRLPEALADLMDTKLVTLTVCRQSLALIYYEDWPGYYCVKCSIWVMKKYGVPLSWTKLFNLDVENYGNFFKVLNFQRNGEILIQERYGEVASFDPETERVTTLGVHGYNFVVHSNYAESLILLDGKRNRKNLVEG; encoded by the coding sequence ATGTCAGATTATTTCTCTGAAGAACTCGTGGTTGAAATCTTGAAGAGACTACCTGTCAAATCTCTGTTGAAATTTACAAGTGTTTGCAAATCATGGTATTCTCTAATcacaaaccctaattttatttCCCTTCACTTAGCTCACACTACTCATGCCAACAAATCCTACATTTCATCTTATTATCCTTCAGAAAGCTATGCATATTATAGGAAACAGGAATTTGTGCTGCATAGTGATATTGATTCGTTTAGCGAGTTTGAGAAACTCGAGTTAAGCTCTTTTTACATGTGTAATTCCTATTTTGAGATTGTTGGTTCGTGTAATGGTTTGGTTTGTTTGTCTGATGAAATTAATAATCGCCTTATTTTATGGAACCCGGCAATCCGAGAGTTTATTACAATTTCTTTGAAGGGGTATTGCGACCAATTTGCCATTATTGGATTTGGGTTTGATAGCAAGAACAATGCCTACAAAATCGTGAAGATTTCTAATGATTTAGGTGATGGTCAACCACTTGTTGAGATTTTTGAACTTTCCTCCAATGCTTGGAAGACTATTCTTGTCAAGAATTTAGATTATTCTATTTGTAATTCGGGCTCCTGTACTTATTTGAATGGTGCTGCACATTGGTTTGCATTAAAATATAATGTCTGGGAAATTACAATAGCGTTATTTGATTTGAGCAACGAAGCATTTGAAGAGTTGAGGCTCCCTGAGGCGCTAGCTGACTTAATGGACACTAAGCTTGTTACTTTAACAGTGTGCCGCCAGTCATTAGCTTTAATATACTATGAGGATTGGCCTGGTTATTATTGTGTAAAATGTAGTATTTGGGTGATGAAAAAGTATGGTGTGCCACTATCCTGGACGAAACTATTTAACCTTGATGTAGAAAATTATGGAAATTTCTTCAAGGTGCTAAACTTTCAACGGAATGGTGAAATTCTTATTCAAGAGCGTTACGGTGAGGTAGCTTCTTTTGACCCTGAGACAGAAAGGGTCACCACTCTTGGAGTCCATGGATATAATTTCGTAGTGCATTCTAATTACGCGGAGAGCCTTATTTTACTCGACGGAAAAAGAAACAGAAAGAACCTAGTAGAAGGTTAA
- the LOC126661444 gene encoding F-box/kelch-repeat protein At3g06240-like, translating to MSNYLSEELVAEILKRLPVKSLLKFKRVCKSWYSLITNPNFISLHLAHTTEANETSSLIMKTSHRIRQFVLVNDNGSVCELKESDLVSFHINSNSSSPVSNFEFVGSCNGLVCLTDNPRKHLILWNPAVGEFITTSSWEHNYKSDVVVGFGFDSKKRDYKVVRILVDSKGMASLPFAEIFELSSNSWRTIMGKNQKYDGYAFVTRAYLNGVVHWIAYKYCGIHHYKKLAVASLDLSTETFDDLMLPDVLTEISKPHLILKVYGQSLAVVQYEWSPSTHYNAKCCIWVMKDYGAPESWSKQFTIDLGNHGVFKWVLIFQGNGRILVEKRDGELASYDTETQRVARLGVHGYYYSAHPYTESLVLLKEKNNKK from the coding sequence ATGTCAAATTATCTCTCAGAAGAACTTGTGGCTGAAATCTTGAAGAGATTGCCTGTCAAATCtctattgaaatttaaaagggTTTGCAAATCATGGTATTCTCTAATcacaaaccctaattttatttCTCTTCACTTAGCTCACACCACTGAAGCCAACGAAACCTCGTCACTTATCATGAAGACCTCTCATCGGATACGACAATTTGTTTTGGTGAATGATAATGGTTCAGTTTGTGAGCTTAAGGAATCGGATTTAGTTTCTTTTCACATCAACTCTAATTCCTCATCTCCCGTATCTAATTTTGAGTTTGTCGGTTCATGCAATGGGTTGGTATGTTTAACTGATAACCCACGTAAGCACCTGATTTTATGGAACCCGGCAGTCGGAGAATTTATTACAACATCTTCATGGGAGCATAATTATAAGAGTGATGTCGTTGTTGGATTCGGGTTTGATAGCAAGAAGCGTGATTATAAAGTGGTGAGGATTTTAGTTGACAGCAAAGGTATGGCTTCTCTACCATTTGCTGAGATTTTTGAACTTAGCTCCAATTCTTGGAGGACAATAATGGGCAAGAATCAAAAGTATGATGGTTATGCATTTGTAACTCGTGCTTATTTGAATGGCGTTGTTCATTGGATTGCATATAAATATTGTGGAATACACCATTACAAAAAGTTAGCCGTAGCATCGCTAGATTTGAGTACCGAAACATTTGATGATTTGATGCTTCCTGATGTCCTAACTGAAATTTCGAAGCCTCATCTTATTTTAAAAGTGTACGGCCAATCATTAGCTGTGGTGCAGTATGAATGGAGTCCCTCTACTCATTATAATGCAAAATGTTGTATTTGGGTGATGAAAGATTATGGTGCACCAGAGTCTTGGAGTAAACAATTTACCATAGATTTGGGAAACCACGGAGTCTTCAAGTGGGTGCTAATCTTTCAAGGAAATGGTAGAATTCTTGTTGAAAAACGTGATGGTGAGTTAGCTTCTTATGACACTGAGACACAAAGGGTGGCACGACTGGGAGTCCATGGATATTATTACTCGGCGCATCCTTACACGGAGAGCCTTGTTTTACTAAAggaaaaaaacaacaaaaagtaG